Proteins encoded by one window of Homo sapiens chromosome 10, GRCh38.p14 Primary Assembly:
- the ANKRD22 gene encoding ankyrin repeat domain-containing protein 22 yields the protein MGILYSEPICQAAYQNDFGQVWRWVKEDSSYANVQDGFNGDTPLICACRRGHVRIVSFLLRRNANVNLKNQKERTCLHYAVKKKFTFIDYLLIILLMPVLLIGYFLMVSKTKQNEALVRMLLDAGVEVNATDCYGCTALHYACEMKNQSLIPLLLEARADPTIKNKHGESSLDIARRLKFSQIELMLRKAL from the exons CCCATCTGCCAAGCAGCCTATCAGAATGACTTTGGACAAGTGTGGCGGTGGGTGAAAGAAGACAGCAGCTATGCCAACGTTCAAGATGGCTTTAATGGAGACACGCCCCTGATCTGTGCTTGCAGGCGAGGGCATGTGAGAATCGTTTCCTTCCTTTTAAGAAGAAATGCTAATGTCAACCTCAAAAACCAG aaaGAGAGAACCTGCTTGCATTATGCTGTGAAGAAAAAATTTACCTTCATTGATTATCTACTAATTATCCTCTTAATGCCTGTTCTGCTTATTGGGTATTTCCTCATG GTATCAAAGACAAAGCAGAATGAGGCTCTTGTACGAATGCTACTTGATGCTGGCGTCGAAGTTAATGCTACAGATTGT TATGGCTGTACCGCATTACATTATGCCTGTGAAATGAAAAACCAGTCTCTTATCCCTCTGCTCTTGGAAGCCCGTGCAGACCCCACAATAAAGAATAAG CATGGTGAGAGCTCACTGGATATTGCACGGAGATTAAAATTTTCCCAGATTGAATTAATGCTAAGGAAAGCATTGTAA
- the LIPM gene encoding lipase member M isoform X2 yields the protein MGNSRGNAWSRKHKTLSIDQDEFWAFSYDEMARFDLPAVINFILQKTGQEKIYYVGYSQGTTMGFIAFSTMPELAQKIKMYFALAPIATVKHAKSPGTKFLLLPDMMIKGLFGKKEFLYQTRFLRQLVIYLCGQVILDQICSNIMLLLGGFNTNNMNMNTHGLLQSRASVYAAHTLAGTSVQNILHWSQAVNSGELRAFDWGSETKNLEKCNQPTPVRYRVRDMTVPTAMWTGGQDWLSNPEDVKMLLSEVTNLIYHKNIPEWAHVDFIWGLDAPHRMYNEIIHLMQQEETNLSQGRCEAVL from the exons ATGGGGAACAGCAGGGGAAACGCCTGGTCTCGAAAACACAAGACACTCTCCATAGACCAAGATGAGTTCTGGGCTTTCAG TTATGATGAGATGGCTAGGTTTGACCTTCCTGCAGTGATAAACTTTATTTTGCAGAAAACGGGCCAGGAAAAGATCTATTATGTCGGCTATTCACAGGGCACCACCATGG GCTTTATTGCATTTTCCACCATGCCAGAGCTGGCTcagaaaatcaaaatgtattttgcTTTAGCACCCATAGCCACTGTTAAGCATGCAAAAAGCCCCGGGACCAAATTTTTGTTGCTGCCAGATATGATGATCAAG GGATTGTTTGGCAAAAAAGAATTTCTGTATCAGACCAGATTTCTCAGACAACTTGTTATTTACCTTTGTGGCCAGGTGATTCTTGATCAGATTTGTAGTAATATCATGTTACTTCTGGGTGGATTCAACACCAACAATATGAACATG AATACTCATGGTTTGTTACAGAGCCGAGCAAGTGTATATGCTGCCCACACTCTTGCTGGAACATCTGTGCAAAATATTCTACACTGGAGCCAG GCAGTGAATTCTGGTGAACTCCGGGCATTTGACTGGGGGAGTGAGACCAAAAATCTGGAAAAATGCAATCAG CCAACTCCTGTAAGGTACAGAGTCAGAGATATGACGGTCCCTACAGCAATGTGGACAGGAGGTCAGGACTGGCTTTCAAATCCAGAAGACGTGAAAATGCTGCTCTCTGAGGTGACCAACCTCATCTACCATAAGAATATTCCTGAATGGGCTCACGTGGATTTCATCTGGGGTTTGGATGCTCCTCACCGTATGTACAATGAAATCATCCATCTGATGCAGCAGGAGGAGACCAACCTTTCCCAGGGACGGTGTGAGGCCGTATTGTGA
- the LIPM gene encoding lipase member M isoform X1, protein MLETLSRQWIVSHRMEMWLLILVAYMFQRNVNSVHMPTKAVDPEAFMNISEIIQHQGYPCEEYEVATEDGYILSVNRIPRGLVQPKKTGSRPVVLLQHGLVGGASNWISNLPNNSLGFILADAGFDVWMGNSRGNAWSRKHKTLSIDQDEFWAFSYDEMARFDLPAVINFILQKTGQEKIYYVGYSQGTTMGFIAFSTMPELAQKIKMYFALAPIATVKHAKSPGTKFLLLPDMMIKGLFGKKEFLYQTRFLRQLVIYLCGQVILDQICSNIMLLLGGFNTNNMNMNTHGLLQSRASVYAAHTLAGTSVQNILHWSQAVNSGELRAFDWGSETKNLEKCNQPTPVRYRVRDMTVPTAMWTGGQDWLSNPEDVKMLLSEVTNLIYHKNIPEWAHVDFIWGLDAPHRMYNEIIHLMQQEETNLSQGRCEAVL, encoded by the exons ATGTTGGAAACCTTGTCAAGACAGTGGATTGTCTCACACAGAATGGAAATGTGGCTTCTGATTCTGGTGGCGTATATGTTCCAGAGAAATGTGAATTCAGTACATATGCCAACTAAAGCTGTGGACCCAGAAGCATTCATGAATATT AGTGAAATCATCCAACATCAAGGCTATCCCTGTGAGGAATATGAAGTCGCAACTGAAGATGGGTATATCCTTTCTGTTAACAGGATTCCTCGAGGCCTAGTGCAACCTAAGAAGACAG gTTCCAGGCCTGTGGTGTTACTGCAGCATGGCCTAGTTGGAGGTGCTAGCAACTGGATTTCCAACCTGCCCAACAATAGCCTGGGCTTCATTCTGGCAGATGCTGGTTTTGACGTGTGGATGGGGAACAGCAGGGGAAACGCCTGGTCTCGAAAACACAAGACACTCTCCATAGACCAAGATGAGTTCTGGGCTTTCAG TTATGATGAGATGGCTAGGTTTGACCTTCCTGCAGTGATAAACTTTATTTTGCAGAAAACGGGCCAGGAAAAGATCTATTATGTCGGCTATTCACAGGGCACCACCATGG GCTTTATTGCATTTTCCACCATGCCAGAGCTGGCTcagaaaatcaaaatgtattttgcTTTAGCACCCATAGCCACTGTTAAGCATGCAAAAAGCCCCGGGACCAAATTTTTGTTGCTGCCAGATATGATGATCAAG GGATTGTTTGGCAAAAAAGAATTTCTGTATCAGACCAGATTTCTCAGACAACTTGTTATTTACCTTTGTGGCCAGGTGATTCTTGATCAGATTTGTAGTAATATCATGTTACTTCTGGGTGGATTCAACACCAACAATATGAACATG AATACTCATGGTTTGTTACAGAGCCGAGCAAGTGTATATGCTGCCCACACTCTTGCTGGAACATCTGTGCAAAATATTCTACACTGGAGCCAG GCAGTGAATTCTGGTGAACTCCGGGCATTTGACTGGGGGAGTGAGACCAAAAATCTGGAAAAATGCAATCAG CCAACTCCTGTAAGGTACAGAGTCAGAGATATGACGGTCCCTACAGCAATGTGGACAGGAGGTCAGGACTGGCTTTCAAATCCAGAAGACGTGAAAATGCTGCTCTCTGAGGTGACCAACCTCATCTACCATAAGAATATTCCTGAATGGGCTCACGTGGATTTCATCTGGGGTTTGGATGCTCCTCACCGTATGTACAATGAAATCATCCATCTGATGCAGCAGGAGGAGACCAACCTTTCCCAGGGACGGTGTGAGGCCGTATTGTGA
- the LIPM gene encoding lipase member M precursor produces MLETLSRQWIVSHRMEMWLLILVAYMFQRNVNSVHMPTKAVDPEAFMNISEIIQHQGYPCEEYEVATEDGYILSVNRIPRGLVQPKKTGSRPVVLLQHGLVGGASNWISNLPNNSLGFILADAGFDVWMGNSRGNAWSRKHKTLSIDQDEFWAFSYDEMARFDLPAVINFILQKTGQEKIYYVGYSQGTTMGFIAFSTMPELAQKIKMYFALAPIATVKHAKSPGTKFLLLPDMMIKGLFGKKEFLYQTRFLRQLVIYLCGQVILDQICSNIMLLLGGFNTNNMNMSRASVYAAHTLAGTSVQNILHWSQAVNSGELRAFDWGSETKNLEKCNQPTPVRYRVRDMTVPTAMWTGGQDWLSNPEDVKMLLSEVTNLIYHKNIPEWAHVDFIWGLDAPHRMYNEIIHLMQQEETNLSQGRCEAVL; encoded by the exons ATGTTGGAAACCTTGTCAAGACAGTGGATTGTCTCACACAGAATGGAAATGTGGCTTCTGATTCTGGTGGCGTATATGTTCCAGAGAAATGTGAATTCAGTACATATGCCAACTAAAGCTGTGGACCCAGAAGCATTCATGAATATT AGTGAAATCATCCAACATCAAGGCTATCCCTGTGAGGAATATGAAGTCGCAACTGAAGATGGGTATATCCTTTCTGTTAACAGGATTCCTCGAGGCCTAGTGCAACCTAAGAAGACAG gTTCCAGGCCTGTGGTGTTACTGCAGCATGGCCTAGTTGGAGGTGCTAGCAACTGGATTTCCAACCTGCCCAACAATAGCCTGGGCTTCATTCTGGCAGATGCTGGTTTTGACGTGTGGATGGGGAACAGCAGGGGAAACGCCTGGTCTCGAAAACACAAGACACTCTCCATAGACCAAGATGAGTTCTGGGCTTTCAG TTATGATGAGATGGCTAGGTTTGACCTTCCTGCAGTGATAAACTTTATTTTGCAGAAAACGGGCCAGGAAAAGATCTATTATGTCGGCTATTCACAGGGCACCACCATGG GCTTTATTGCATTTTCCACCATGCCAGAGCTGGCTcagaaaatcaaaatgtattttgcTTTAGCACCCATAGCCACTGTTAAGCATGCAAAAAGCCCCGGGACCAAATTTTTGTTGCTGCCAGATATGATGATCAAG GGATTGTTTGGCAAAAAAGAATTTCTGTATCAGACCAGATTTCTCAGACAACTTGTTATTTACCTTTGTGGCCAGGTGATTCTTGATCAGATTTGTAGTAATATCATGTTACTTCTGGGTGGATTCAACACCAACAATATGAACATG AGCCGAGCAAGTGTATATGCTGCCCACACTCTTGCTGGAACATCTGTGCAAAATATTCTACACTGGAGCCAG GCAGTGAATTCTGGTGAACTCCGGGCATTTGACTGGGGGAGTGAGACCAAAAATCTGGAAAAATGCAATCAG CCAACTCCTGTAAGGTACAGAGTCAGAGATATGACGGTCCCTACAGCAATGTGGACAGGAGGTCAGGACTGGCTTTCAAATCCAGAAGACGTGAAAATGCTGCTCTCTGAGGTGACCAACCTCATCTACCATAAGAATATTCCTGAATGGGCTCACGTGGATTTCATCTGGGGTTTGGATGCTCCTCACCGTATGTACAATGAAATCATCCATCTGATGCAGCAGGAGGAGACCAACCTTTCCCAGGGACGGTGTGAGGCCGTATTGTGA
- the LIPM gene encoding lipase member M isoform X3 — MGFIAFSTMPELAQKIKMYFALAPIATVKHAKSPGTKFLLLPDMMIKGLFGKKEFLYQTRFLRQLVIYLCGQVILDQICSNIMLLLGGFNTNNMNMNTHGLLQSRASVYAAHTLAGTSVQNILHWSQAVNSGELRAFDWGSETKNLEKCNQPTPVRYRVRDMTVPTAMWTGGQDWLSNPEDVKMLLSEVTNLIYHKNIPEWAHVDFIWGLDAPHRMYNEIIHLMQQEETNLSQGRCEAVL; from the exons ATGG GCTTTATTGCATTTTCCACCATGCCAGAGCTGGCTcagaaaatcaaaatgtattttgcTTTAGCACCCATAGCCACTGTTAAGCATGCAAAAAGCCCCGGGACCAAATTTTTGTTGCTGCCAGATATGATGATCAAG GGATTGTTTGGCAAAAAAGAATTTCTGTATCAGACCAGATTTCTCAGACAACTTGTTATTTACCTTTGTGGCCAGGTGATTCTTGATCAGATTTGTAGTAATATCATGTTACTTCTGGGTGGATTCAACACCAACAATATGAACATG AATACTCATGGTTTGTTACAGAGCCGAGCAAGTGTATATGCTGCCCACACTCTTGCTGGAACATCTGTGCAAAATATTCTACACTGGAGCCAG GCAGTGAATTCTGGTGAACTCCGGGCATTTGACTGGGGGAGTGAGACCAAAAATCTGGAAAAATGCAATCAG CCAACTCCTGTAAGGTACAGAGTCAGAGATATGACGGTCCCTACAGCAATGTGGACAGGAGGTCAGGACTGGCTTTCAAATCCAGAAGACGTGAAAATGCTGCTCTCTGAGGTGACCAACCTCATCTACCATAAGAATATTCCTGAATGGGCTCACGTGGATTTCATCTGGGGTTTGGATGCTCCTCACCGTATGTACAATGAAATCATCCATCTGATGCAGCAGGAGGAGACCAACCTTTCCCAGGGACGGTGTGAGGCCGTATTGTGA